From a single Shewanella donghaensis genomic region:
- the ltaE gene encoding low-specificity L-threonine aldolase, which translates to MIDFRSDTVTKPTDAMRRAMANAEVGDDVYGDDPTVNKLQDMAAELYGFDSALFVSSGTQANLLALMSHCDRGDEYLCGQQAHNYKFEGGGAAVLGSIQPQPLNNQADGTILLADIEAAIKPDDVHFAHTRLLSIENTIGGKVIPQQYLADAQALAFNRNLKIHLDGARVANAAVAQNISISDITQYFDSVSICLSKGLAAPIGSILLGDERLIGKAIRWRKMLGGGMRQAGIIAAAAQIAITDQVERLAEDHDNASLLAQHLSEMPEFEVDTSLVQTNMVFASLDKRYDVNHLALLLSQKGIIISPSYSLRLVTHKDISRQDILTFIEVLKQAISKVSCR; encoded by the coding sequence ATGATCGATTTTCGCAGTGATACGGTAACAAAACCAACAGATGCGATGCGCAGGGCAATGGCTAATGCTGAAGTTGGTGACGATGTTTACGGTGATGACCCAACCGTTAATAAATTACAAGACATGGCTGCTGAGCTTTATGGTTTTGATAGTGCATTATTTGTTAGCTCAGGAACTCAGGCTAATTTACTGGCATTAATGAGCCATTGTGACCGTGGCGATGAATACCTATGTGGTCAACAAGCTCATAATTATAAATTTGAAGGCGGCGGGGCTGCGGTATTAGGTAGTATTCAACCTCAACCTTTAAATAATCAAGCGGATGGCACGATTTTACTTGCAGATATTGAAGCGGCAATCAAGCCAGATGATGTGCACTTTGCCCATACACGGTTACTCAGTATCGAAAATACGATTGGCGGTAAAGTTATCCCGCAGCAGTATCTTGCCGATGCTCAGGCATTAGCATTTAATCGTAATCTCAAAATTCATCTTGATGGTGCTCGTGTTGCCAATGCTGCAGTGGCTCAAAACATTTCTATTAGTGATATTACTCAATACTTTGATTCAGTTTCAATATGCCTCTCAAAAGGCTTAGCAGCACCGATAGGCTCGATCTTATTAGGTGATGAGCGTTTAATTGGTAAGGCTATTCGTTGGCGAAAAATGTTGGGCGGCGGAATGAGACAAGCAGGCATTATTGCTGCAGCGGCTCAAATAGCGATTACAGATCAAGTTGAGCGATTAGCAGAAGATCACGATAATGCGTCTTTACTGGCTCAGCACTTATCTGAGATGCCGGAATTTGAAGTGGATACCAGCTTAGTACAAACCAATATGGTCTTTGCTTCTCTTGATAAGCGCTATGACGTTAATCACCTTGCTCTTTTACTTAGCCAAAAAGGGATTATTATCAGCCCATCATATTCATTGAGGCTGGTTACTCATAAAGATATTAGTCGCCAAGATATTTTGACTTTCATTGAGGTGTTAAAACAGGCTATTAGTAAAGTGTCTTGTAGATAA
- a CDS encoding OmpA family protein: MLYRQIAGLCCLFICCSVLAWSDKDQDGVPDKKDACPNTPSGAVVLANGCQRVSQQGDDQSSKAELNHSVFFEFGKHAVLASEYTAIERAYMMMEQVGFSTVTVVGYTDNVGNELFNVKLSIERAESVKAILVKQYAIKPDVIEVIGKGSDAPLSSNRTALDRKKNRRVEIKFK; encoded by the coding sequence ATGTTATATCGGCAAATTGCAGGTTTATGTTGTCTCTTTATTTGCTGTTCAGTCCTGGCATGGAGCGATAAAGACCAAGATGGTGTTCCGGATAAAAAGGATGCTTGTCCAAATACACCGTCAGGCGCCGTTGTTCTAGCAAATGGTTGCCAAAGGGTTTCACAACAAGGCGATGATCAATCTTCTAAGGCTGAGCTTAATCACTCAGTTTTTTTTGAATTTGGAAAGCATGCCGTTTTGGCTAGTGAATACACGGCTATAGAGCGTGCTTACATGATGATGGAACAAGTCGGATTTTCTACGGTAACTGTTGTTGGTTATACAGATAACGTCGGGAATGAATTGTTTAACGTTAAGTTGTCAATCGAAAGGGCCGAATCAGTGAAAGCTATATTGGTAAAACAGTATGCAATTAAACCTGATGTCATTGAGGTTATTGGTAAGGGGAGCGATGCACCATTATCAAGTAATAGAACTGCGCTAGATAGAAAAAAAAATAGACGTGTAGAAATTAAGTTTAAATAA
- a CDS encoding peptidylprolyl isomerase, with the protein MKLLYPLLFALSLTACGGSDSDSPTPELPTATPPVDARELNADVCYIMSTTMGDIGLAIDNTNTPITAANFARYVEDEYYNDTLFHRIMYQFVSQGGGFTAGMVAKPGFDAITLEDNVGLANERSTIAMARTGVADSATSQFYINALDNPMLDYANVDYSNGQRGYAVFGRVYEGMAEVVDQINMVDVVLSGTGVPVTDIVINSVTETSCPTM; encoded by the coding sequence ATGAAACTGTTGTACCCATTATTATTTGCTTTGAGCCTCACAGCTTGTGGCGGCTCAGACTCAGACTCTCCTACACCAGAACTGCCAACGGCCACCCCGCCTGTTGATGCAAGAGAGCTTAATGCTGACGTTTGTTACATTATGTCAACCACAATGGGTGATATTGGCCTAGCTATTGATAACACCAACACACCGATTACAGCGGCTAATTTTGCCCGCTATGTAGAAGATGAATATTATAACGACACGTTATTCCATCGAATCATGTACCAGTTCGTCTCTCAAGGCGGTGGTTTTACTGCTGGTATGGTGGCTAAGCCAGGTTTTGATGCCATTACATTAGAAGACAATGTTGGCTTAGCTAACGAACGCAGCACCATAGCCATGGCACGAACTGGGGTTGCAGACTCTGCGACATCACAGTTTTATATTAACGCCTTAGATAATCCGATGCTTGACTACGCCAACGTAGATTACAGTAACGGACAGCGTGGTTATGCTGTATTTGGTCGAGTTTATGAAGGTATGGCTGAAGTGGTGGATCAAATTAATATGGTTGATGTCGTCCTTTCTGGTACCGGTGTTCCGGTAACGGATATCGTCATTAATAGCGTCACTGAAACTAGTTGCCCAACAATGTAA
- the grpE gene encoding nucleotide exchange factor GrpE, whose amino-acid sequence MSNESNKVDQDIIDAEVVNETETEAPQEVDELTQANLKIEALEQQLAESQAALADRKDVEIRAAAETANIRTRAAKDVEKARAFALEKFVNELLPVLDNMERALTGVDAEDEATKAIAEGVELTMKGLMAAVEKNGVVLVNPLGEAFNPNHHQAIGMQPSAEYPKDTVMLVMQKGYTLKDRVLRPAMVMVSQGGPSVDTQA is encoded by the coding sequence ATGAGTAACGAGTCAAATAAAGTAGATCAAGACATCATTGATGCAGAAGTTGTCAATGAAACAGAAACCGAAGCGCCTCAAGAAGTTGATGAGTTAACTCAAGCCAATCTTAAAATTGAAGCTTTAGAGCAACAACTTGCAGAGTCACAAGCAGCTTTAGCAGACCGAAAAGATGTTGAAATTCGTGCGGCAGCAGAAACCGCTAACATCCGTACTCGTGCTGCCAAAGATGTTGAGAAAGCACGTGCTTTCGCACTAGAGAAGTTTGTTAACGAACTTCTACCAGTATTAGATAATATGGAACGTGCGTTAACAGGTGTTGATGCAGAAGATGAAGCAACCAAAGCGATTGCAGAAGGTGTTGAATTAACCATGAAAGGGTTAATGGCTGCTGTTGAGAAAAATGGCGTAGTGCTTGTTAATCCATTAGGTGAAGCATTTAACCCAAATCATCATCAAGCTATCGGTATGCAGCCTAGTGCTGAATACCCGAAAGATACCGTTATGCTTGTTATGCAAAAAGGTTATACCTTGAAAGACCGTGTATTGCGTCCTGCAATGGTTATGGTATCGCAAGGCGGTCCGAGTGTTGATACACAAGCGTAA
- the yiaY gene encoding L-threonine dehydrogenase, producing MATKFFIPSVNILGQDSVNEAIKDIKALGFKRALIVTDAPLVKIGLVDKVATKLIDSGVAVFIFDGAQPNPTMGNVESGLAMLNAHECDFVISLGGGSPHDCAKGIALVATNGGSIKDYEGLDVSTRPQMPLVAINTTAGTASEMTRFCIITDESRHIKMAIVDKNTTPILSVNDPELMIEKPAALTAATGMDALTHAIEAYVSIAANPITDACAIKAIELIKANLVDAVEKGDDINAREQMAYAQFLAGMAFNNASLGYVHAMAHQLGGFYDLPHGVCNALLLPHVQTYNAQVVPEKLRDIAKAMGVDVAALNDAEGAKAAIDAIKALSVAVNIPANLTELGVNPEDIPVLAENALKDACGFTNPKQATHAEICEIFTNAL from the coding sequence ATGGCGACTAAATTTTTCATTCCAAGCGTAAATATCCTAGGTCAAGACAGCGTTAATGAAGCAATCAAAGACATTAAAGCACTTGGTTTCAAACGTGCACTTATCGTAACTGATGCTCCGCTAGTAAAAATCGGTTTAGTTGATAAAGTCGCAACAAAATTAATCGATAGTGGCGTAGCTGTTTTCATATTTGATGGTGCACAGCCTAACCCTACAATGGGTAATGTTGAATCTGGCCTTGCGATGTTAAATGCCCATGAGTGTGATTTTGTTATTTCATTAGGCGGCGGTTCTCCACATGATTGTGCCAAAGGCATCGCATTAGTCGCAACCAATGGCGGCAGTATTAAAGATTATGAAGGTTTAGATGTATCAACTAGACCACAAATGCCACTAGTTGCTATCAATACCACTGCGGGCACCGCAAGTGAAATGACCCGTTTTTGTATCATTACCGATGAATCTCGTCATATTAAAATGGCCATCGTTGATAAAAACACTACACCAATCCTATCAGTTAACGATCCTGAGTTAATGATTGAGAAACCTGCAGCATTGACTGCGGCGACAGGTATGGATGCATTAACTCACGCTATCGAAGCTTATGTTTCAATTGCTGCCAACCCAATTACTGATGCTTGTGCCATTAAAGCGATTGAATTAATCAAAGCCAATTTGGTTGATGCTGTTGAGAAAGGCGATGACATCAATGCTCGTGAACAAATGGCATATGCTCAGTTCTTAGCCGGTATGGCATTTAACAATGCAAGCTTGGGCTACGTTCATGCTATGGCGCATCAGCTTGGTGGATTTTATGACTTGCCTCATGGTGTTTGTAACGCCCTGCTATTGCCACATGTCCAAACATACAATGCTCAGGTAGTACCTGAGAAGCTAAGAGATATCGCTAAGGCTATGGGCGTTGATGTTGCCGCGTTAAATGATGCAGAAGGTGCTAAAGCGGCGATTGATGCCATTAAAGCCTTATCTGTTGCAGTAAATATTCCAGCTAATCTAACCGAGCTTGGCGTTAACCCAGAAGATATTCCAGTACTTGCAGAGAATGCCTTGAAAGATGCTTGCGGCTTTACAAACCCTAAGCAAGCAACACATGCTGAAATTTGCGAAATTTTTACCAACGCACTATAA
- the nadK gene encoding NAD(+) kinase encodes MTKKFQTIGLIGKPHHQGTNRTLKRLHHWLSMQGFDILAEERVASELKVDVESVDLTELGERCDLAIVVGGDGNMLGAARVLSRFDIGVIGVNRGNLGFLTDLPPDNFEESLSKVLEGDYDTEYRFLLEAEVHRHGMLKASNSAVNEAVLHPGKVAHMIQFEVYIDDQFMYSQRADGMIVSTPTGSTAYALSAGGSILTPNLQALILVPMFPHTLSSRPIVVDACSTIKLVVSPDNGENLEVSCDGHVDLAVLPGDEILIRRSNNRLRMIHPKGHNYFDVLRSKLGWGSKLF; translated from the coding sequence ATGACGAAAAAGTTTCAGACAATTGGCCTCATCGGTAAGCCACATCATCAAGGTACAAACCGCACTTTGAAGCGTTTGCATCACTGGTTATCAATGCAAGGCTTCGATATTTTAGCTGAAGAACGTGTTGCGTCAGAGCTCAAGGTTGACGTTGAATCTGTTGATTTAACTGAGTTAGGCGAGAGATGTGATTTGGCTATTGTCGTCGGTGGTGACGGTAATATGCTTGGCGCCGCCAGAGTATTGTCACGATTCGATATCGGGGTTATTGGTGTTAACCGAGGCAATCTCGGCTTTTTAACTGATTTACCCCCTGATAACTTCGAAGAGTCATTGTCAAAGGTCCTTGAAGGTGATTATGATACTGAGTATCGTTTTCTGTTAGAAGCTGAAGTACATCGTCACGGTATGCTTAAAGCCAGTAACTCAGCAGTTAACGAGGCCGTTTTACATCCAGGAAAAGTTGCGCACATGATTCAGTTTGAAGTCTATATTGATGACCAATTCATGTATAGCCAACGTGCTGATGGGATGATTGTATCTACTCCTACAGGCTCTACTGCATATGCCCTTTCTGCTGGCGGTTCAATTTTAACCCCAAACCTACAAGCATTAATTCTCGTGCCGATGTTTCCACATACCCTGTCGTCTCGGCCAATTGTTGTTGATGCCTGCAGCACGATCAAATTAGTGGTATCACCTGATAATGGTGAAAACTTAGAAGTAAGCTGTGACGGACATGTGGATTTAGCGGTTTTACCCGGTGATGAAATTCTTATACGTCGAAGTAACAACAGACTAAGAATGATCCATCCAAAGGGTCATAATTACTTTGATGTATTAAGATCTAAATTAGGATGGGGCAGTAAACTGTTTTAA
- a CDS encoding mechanosensitive ion channel family protein, which yields MESIEGLMAQAPEFLITYGLKVVMAIVIFIIGKYLANVAKKVTSKLLIGRKIDETVASFVGNLVWGVVFVFTIIATLGQIGVQTASLVAVLGAAGLAVGLALQGSLSNFASGVLMVIFRPCRVGDYVDAAGVSGTVDEITIFSTRLLTPDNKVIIAPNSAMMDGTITNYSAQEKRRIDMVIGVGYGADIAKTKQVLTEVLENNAYVLKDPAYTIALAELADSSINFVVRPWVKTPDYWGAKFELLEQIKNALDAAGIEIPYPQMDLHMKEMPAK from the coding sequence ATGGAAAGTATAGAAGGTTTGATGGCTCAGGCACCTGAGTTTTTAATCACTTATGGTCTTAAAGTTGTCATGGCAATTGTGATATTTATCATTGGTAAATATCTGGCAAATGTAGCAAAAAAAGTAACTTCAAAATTACTTATAGGCCGTAAAATTGACGAAACTGTCGCATCTTTTGTCGGTAATCTTGTTTGGGGCGTTGTCTTTGTATTTACTATCATTGCAACACTTGGACAAATTGGTGTTCAAACAGCGTCACTTGTCGCTGTATTGGGTGCTGCAGGTTTAGCTGTTGGTTTAGCACTTCAAGGTTCACTGTCTAACTTTGCTTCAGGCGTATTGATGGTTATCTTCCGCCCATGTCGCGTTGGTGATTATGTTGATGCTGCTGGTGTATCAGGTACTGTTGATGAAATCACTATTTTTTCAACTCGTTTATTAACGCCTGATAATAAAGTTATCATTGCACCTAACTCTGCAATGATGGACGGCACAATTACGAACTACTCAGCACAAGAAAAACGTCGTATTGATATGGTTATCGGTGTGGGTTACGGCGCGGATATTGCTAAAACTAAACAAGTTCTTACAGAAGTATTAGAAAATAATGCTTATGTGCTAAAAGATCCTGCTTATACTATCGCACTTGCTGAATTAGCTGACTCATCAATTAACTTTGTTGTGCGTCCTTGGGTTAAAACTCCTGATTACTGGGGTGCTAAATTTGAGTTGTTAGAGCAAATTAAAAATGCCCTAGATGCAGCTGGAATTGAAATTCCATATCCGCAAATGGATTTACACATGAAAGAAATGCCTGCTAAGTAA
- a CDS encoding cytoplasmic protein, producing the protein MTAITHVYNYTVRCPHYKEKEKTASWLNHIEINQSSEIALNRITKWHGVPGTKAFENGDFVVRKSDTDHTYYSMQSNRLLNNAHSMVTFKILLDDCCEDADPEKIVTHLIEDYNQRLAKAS; encoded by the coding sequence ATGACTGCAATCACTCATGTATATAACTACACAGTAAGATGCCCTCACTATAAAGAGAAAGAGAAAACAGCAAGTTGGTTAAACCATATCGAAATCAACCAATCTTCTGAAATCGCATTAAACCGCATTACCAAATGGCATGGCGTTCCTGGTACAAAAGCATTCGAAAACGGCGACTTTGTCGTAAGAAAATCAGATACCGACCACACCTATTACTCAATGCAAAGCAACCGCCTGTTAAATAACGCCCACTCTATGGTCACTTTTAAAATATTATTAGATGACTGTTGCGAAGACGCCGACCCAGAAAAAATTGTTACTCACCTTATCGAAGACTATAACCAGCGTTTAGCTAAAGCCTCGTAA
- a CDS encoding CobW family GTP-binding protein, with translation MIRKRIRTNLITGFLGAGKTTLIQSLLQVKPEGETWAVLVNEFGEVGIDAGLLNGSNASAEVMIKEVAGGCLCCAAGVPMQVAINQIIQKTNPDRLLIEPTGLGHPAEIAKVLSNEYNQRVLQLHKTICVVDARKLKNSSYTHNVNFNQQIDIADVVYASKADLYQQADFTNLCDYLADDKKTIINSDSAAAINDVFAEINQIPFMKASDAVNSINSPSYLKPSTTLLEPSVFSEVEQGFASEFNSQGFVTKSNQGEGAYSIGWIFSAELCFDFDRLIVWCDSLLNTVIRIKAVMITEEGIAGFNAVDGKLSITELDETMDSRLEIISLKPIEQALLSEQILSCIDRG, from the coding sequence GTGATCCGTAAACGTATTCGCACTAATCTCATTACCGGCTTCCTAGGTGCCGGTAAAACGACTTTGATTCAATCATTGCTGCAAGTAAAACCAGAAGGTGAAACTTGGGCAGTGTTAGTCAATGAGTTTGGTGAAGTAGGCATTGATGCAGGGCTTCTCAATGGCTCGAATGCTTCTGCTGAGGTGATGATTAAAGAAGTCGCTGGTGGCTGCCTATGCTGCGCAGCTGGCGTGCCAATGCAAGTGGCTATTAATCAAATAATACAAAAAACTAATCCTGATCGCTTGCTCATTGAGCCTACAGGATTAGGACACCCAGCTGAAATAGCTAAAGTATTAAGTAACGAATATAATCAGCGTGTTTTACAGCTACATAAAACTATCTGTGTGGTGGACGCGCGTAAACTCAAAAATAGTAGTTATACCCATAATGTAAATTTCAATCAGCAAATCGACATCGCGGATGTTGTTTATGCCAGCAAAGCAGATTTGTATCAGCAAGCAGATTTTACCAATCTTTGTGACTATTTAGCAGATGATAAAAAAACGATAATTAACTCTGATTCAGCCGCGGCTATTAATGACGTTTTTGCTGAAATTAATCAGATACCTTTCATGAAAGCGAGTGACGCAGTAAACTCGATCAATTCTCCATCTTATTTAAAACCTTCAACAACGCTTCTAGAACCATCAGTTTTTTCTGAGGTTGAACAAGGTTTTGCCAGTGAATTTAATAGCCAAGGTTTTGTCACTAAATCAAATCAAGGTGAAGGCGCTTATAGTATAGGCTGGATTTTTTCGGCTGAGCTGTGCTTTGATTTCGATAGATTAATTGTCTGGTGTGATTCATTACTTAATACGGTCATTCGTATTAAAGCGGTAATGATTACTGAAGAAGGCATTGCAGGCTTTAATGCTGTAGATGGAAAATTATCTATTACAGAACTTGATGAAACCATGGATTCTAGGCTTGAAATAATTAGTTTAAAACCCATAGAACAAGCGCTTTTGTCAGAGCAAATACTTAGCTGTATCGATAGAGGTTAA
- a CDS encoding DEAD/DEAH box helicase has translation MNFDSVGLSQPILDAVKTCGYSDMTPVQQIVIPLAIEGKDILASAQTGTGKTAAFALSILHRLELDVAEQENKTAWQRLRVLIMTPTRELAIQIEKNLVNYAQYLPFESVAVYGGANINPQRKALTKGVDILVATPGRLFDIIGQHDLDLSFVTQLVIDEADRMLDLGFVKDIEKVKRMINRQHQTMMFSATYSDDVKSLAAKMLKDAEYVHISNQKTAETVTQSVYQVDKRRKAELLSELIGRNNWQQVMVFTSMKETAEHLLKEFKLDGIKAVVFHGDKTQGARNRALEEFKSGKLRVMIATDLAARGLDIEALPLVINFELPPEPEDYVHRIGRTGRAGLTGEAISLVAQNEMELLAEIETLISTSIPVVVLPGYELGAPLPARYRDVEDDKPKKVFKHKRQGANRNRGPAGKGAQADRNTKPTRQGKYAKK, from the coding sequence ATGAATTTTGATTCAGTAGGCTTATCACAACCGATTTTAGATGCGGTTAAAACATGTGGTTATAGCGACATGACTCCCGTACAACAAATTGTGATCCCATTAGCTATTGAAGGCAAAGACATATTAGCCAGTGCTCAAACGGGTACCGGTAAAACGGCTGCATTTGCCTTATCGATATTGCATCGTTTGGAGCTTGATGTTGCTGAGCAAGAGAACAAAACAGCCTGGCAGCGATTACGGGTACTGATAATGACACCCACTCGTGAACTTGCTATTCAGATTGAGAAGAATTTAGTCAATTACGCTCAATATTTACCGTTTGAAAGTGTTGCTGTATATGGCGGTGCAAACATTAATCCGCAGCGCAAAGCATTAACCAAAGGGGTAGATATTCTTGTTGCGACGCCCGGTCGTTTATTCGATATTATTGGCCAGCATGATTTGGATTTATCATTTGTGACTCAACTGGTGATTGATGAAGCGGATCGCATGCTTGATCTGGGCTTTGTTAAAGACATCGAAAAAGTAAAGCGAATGATTAATCGTCAACATCAAACGATGATGTTCTCGGCGACCTATTCTGATGATGTAAAAAGCTTAGCAGCCAAGATGCTTAAAGATGCCGAGTATGTACATATCTCTAATCAAAAAACCGCAGAAACAGTAACTCAATCTGTATATCAAGTTGATAAACGCCGAAAAGCAGAGCTACTTTCAGAGCTGATTGGTCGTAATAATTGGCAACAGGTTATGGTTTTTACCAGTATGAAAGAAACAGCAGAACACCTTCTAAAAGAGTTTAAATTAGATGGTATTAAAGCTGTAGTCTTCCATGGCGATAAAACCCAAGGCGCGCGCAACAGAGCGTTGGAAGAGTTTAAGTCAGGTAAGCTTAGAGTGATGATAGCAACCGATTTAGCAGCAAGGGGCTTAGATATAGAAGCACTGCCATTAGTGATTAATTTTGAGTTACCGCCAGAGCCTGAGGATTATGTTCATCGTATAGGCCGTACAGGCCGTGCAGGGTTAACGGGTGAGGCTATTTCATTGGTTGCACAAAATGAAATGGAATTACTTGCAGAAATAGAAACACTTATTAGCACATCCATTCCGGTTGTTGTTTTGCCCGGTTATGAGCTAGGTGCGCCACTGCCTGCACGTTATAGAGATGTGGAAGATGATAAACCCAAGAAAGTGTTTAAGCATAAACGTCAAGGTGCCAATCGAAATCGTGGCCCTGCAGGAAAAGGCGCTCAAGCGGATAGAAATACCAAGCCAACAAGACAAGGTAAGTACGCTAAAAAGTAG
- the tpx gene encoding thiol peroxidase has product MYKKLLPALTIVVAMVVPKICFSDEAIQITMGGKPMFLEGQQVRVHSAAPSFTVVDEIFEPINLDDFKGKTVLISAVPSLDTGVCALQTKRFNKSVGQYDDNVVMLTISTDLPFAQKRFCQAEQVDKMVVLSDSVWRDFGQKYGLLIKDRGLLARAIFIINAQGILKYKELVSEVAHHPDYDAALSALNKISAD; this is encoded by the coding sequence ATGTATAAAAAGTTATTACCGGCGCTAACTATAGTGGTTGCTATGGTGGTGCCTAAAATTTGCTTTAGTGATGAAGCGATTCAAATTACTATGGGCGGTAAGCCAATGTTTCTTGAAGGACAACAGGTCCGCGTTCACTCTGCCGCGCCTAGCTTTACTGTTGTTGATGAGATTTTTGAGCCTATCAATTTAGATGACTTTAAAGGCAAGACAGTTTTAATTAGTGCTGTACCTAGCTTAGATACCGGTGTTTGTGCACTTCAAACAAAGCGTTTTAATAAATCTGTTGGTCAATACGATGATAACGTGGTTATGTTGACCATTAGCACTGATTTACCATTTGCACAAAAGCGCTTTTGTCAGGCTGAGCAAGTCGATAAAATGGTTGTTTTGTCAGATTCAGTGTGGCGTGATTTTGGTCAGAAATACGGTTTGCTGATCAAAGATCGAGGTTTACTTGCTAGAGCGATTTTCATTATTAATGCACAAGGCATACTGAAATATAAAGAATTGGTGTCTGAAGTTGCACATCATCCTGATTACGATGCAGCCTTATCAGCACTAAATAAAATATCTGCAGATTAA
- a CDS encoding NAD(P)/FAD-dependent oxidoreductase, producing the protein MQAVPNIVIVGGGAGGMEIATKLGHKVGKKGKAKVTLVDCAESHVWKPLLHEVATGALDIGIDAISYRGHASTHGYHFQQGALIDIDRPEKNIVLAPINDENGDELLPARKIPYDYVVIAIGSVANDFKIPGVKEHSLFLDNTEQAMQIRKLLLNKFMRYASHHQLDEKIKIAVVGAGATGVEMSAEMHHAVDQLSGFGYKIDTSLLEVTLIEADERILPKVDKIEISESVTRELKQLGVNVMTNTRITEVSPEGLTTTDNTLIPSDMVIWSTGVKAPDFLNSIGGLESNHINQVMVKQNMQTTMDPSIFSIGDCTACPQKDGSWVPPRGQSARQMALMTADNIMLMLDGKEPINEYVYKDLGSLVNLSKFHTVGNLMSFMGGGVLVEGKIARFVYTSLYRRHLIELHGVVKGTLMMLSKGISKIIHPHLKLH; encoded by the coding sequence ATGCAAGCAGTTCCAAATATAGTCATTGTAGGCGGCGGCGCCGGCGGTATGGAGATCGCTACGAAATTAGGTCATAAAGTGGGTAAAAAAGGCAAAGCAAAAGTCACATTGGTGGATTGTGCAGAAAGCCATGTTTGGAAACCATTACTTCATGAAGTTGCCACTGGCGCATTAGACATTGGTATCGATGCTATTAGCTATCGCGGTCATGCATCAACTCATGGCTATCATTTTCAGCAAGGCGCCTTGATTGATATTGACCGTCCTGAAAAAAATATCGTATTGGCACCTATTAATGATGAAAATGGTGATGAATTATTACCAGCTCGTAAAATCCCTTACGATTACGTTGTCATTGCCATTGGCAGTGTTGCCAATGATTTTAAAATCCCAGGCGTTAAAGAGCACAGTTTGTTTTTGGATAACACTGAACAAGCAATGCAAATACGTAAACTGCTGCTAAATAAATTCATGCGTTATGCCAGTCACCATCAATTAGATGAAAAAATTAAAATTGCTGTAGTCGGCGCTGGCGCAACGGGCGTAGAAATGTCAGCAGAAATGCACCATGCTGTCGATCAGTTAAGCGGTTTTGGCTATAAAATTGATACCAGTTTACTTGAAGTGACTTTGATAGAAGCTGATGAACGAATTTTGCCGAAAGTTGATAAAATTGAAATTTCAGAATCGGTAACCCGCGAGCTTAAGCAGCTAGGGGTTAACGTTATGACGAACACCCGTATTACTGAAGTAAGCCCAGAAGGTTTAACCACTACAGACAATACATTGATCCCGTCTGATATGGTGATTTGGTCAACGGGCGTTAAAGCACCAGACTTCTTGAATAGCATTGGTGGACTGGAAAGTAATCATATTAACCAAGTCATGGTTAAGCAAAATATGCAGACAACCATGGACCCTAGTATCTTCTCTATTGGCGATTGTACAGCCTGCCCTCAAAAAGATGGCAGTTGGGTACCACCAAGAGGCCAATCAGCCAGACAAATGGCTCTAATGACTGCTGATAACATTATGTTGATGCTAGATGGTAAAGAACCAATCAATGAATATGTTTATAAAGATTTAGGTTCATTAGTCAACCTGTCTAAATTCCATACTGTTGGTAATTTGATGTCATTTATGGGCGGTGGAGTACTCGTTGAGGGTAAGATTGCTCGGTTTGTATATACTTCACTTTATCGTCGTCATTTGATTGAATTGCATGGTGTAGTGAAAGGCACGTTGATGATGCTTTCTAAAGGCATTAGCAAGATTATTCACCCACACCTAAAATTGCATTGA